GTAGCGTCGATTTTTTTTGGGCCTTACCTTCTCCGTGGAACAGCATTGTGGCCATCAATTTGTATCGCTCTTCACGTCGTACGCGTCCCGCACATCGCTCCTGGTTGCCCAGTTGGCTGGGCGGCGGACGTTCCGGCAAGCGCCGCCTGTTGTTGGCCGAAACCCTCGAAAAGCGCGAGTTGCTGACCGCCGGCCCCTGGTCGCTTTCAGCACAGATTTCGCGCGCCGCATTTCTTGCCGACGGCTCTTCCGCCCCGATGGCCATGGAATCGAGCCCGCAGGATATTTCAATCGCGCCGCCATCGCTCGCCTCCCAGTCGCTGAGTCCGCAGGCGGGCGAAAAAGTTCGCATTCGCTTGGAAACGCAGAATTCCCAGACCTTTGAACCGATCACCAACATTGTTCCTGGCGGAGAATTCCTGCTGCGGGCCTACGTCGACGATCTGCGCGCCGATCCGCAGGGCGTCTATAGCGCCTACGTCGACGTGACCTATGCCTCGAACCTCGTGTCGTCCCAGGCCAGCATCGGAGACGGGGTTGCGAATGAATCGCCCTACACGATTTCCCAGCAAGGAAATGCCCAGACCGCCGGTCTCATCAATGAAGCGGGCGGCGTCTCAATGTCCATTGAGCCACTGGGAGGCGGCGAGAAGTTGTTGTTCACCGTACTCTTACGGGCGAATTCAGCGGGGGAAGTGAACTTCACGCTGGACCCGGCGGACACGTCTGGGAACGAGATCCTGCTGTACGAGGATGACTTCGAGATTCCCGTCGAGGAAGTCGAGTTCGTCAACACGACGTTGACGATCGGCACGGTGCAACCCACGCTATCGATCAGCGACGCCGTGATCACGGAAGGCGACGATGACTTGGTCCTGGCGGAATTCACCGTCACGTTGTCGTCCGCCAGCGATGAATTGGTGACGTTGGACTATGCCACGAGCGATGGCACCGCAACAGCGGGCGCGGATTACGAGGCCCAAACGAACGGCTCGTTGATCTTCGGCGTCGGCGTGACTACCCAGACGATCACGATCCCGGTTCTCGCGGATCAACTGTCGGAAAGTGGCGAAAACTTCTTCGTAACGCTGTCGAACGCGGTCAACGCTAACATTGCCGACGGCATTGCCCAAGGCACGATCGTGGACGACGACGCTCCGGCGCCGACGATCTCGATTGCCGACGCCACGCTCGCGGAAGGCAACACCGGCACTTTGAACATGGTGTTCGAAGTGACGCTCTCGAATGCCGCCGCCACTGCGGTCACGGTGGATTTCTCCACCACGCCGGGCAGCGCTACGGCCGGCAACGACTACAATGTGGTGACCGGCACGATCACCTTTGCCGCCGGTGAGACGAGCAAGACCATTTCGGTGCCCATCGTCGGCGATGCGCAGTTCGAAAGCGACGAGACCTTCACGGTCACGTTGGCCAATTCCAGCGGTCCCACGATCGCGGACAACCAGGCGCAAGGAACGATCACGAACGACGACGCGATGCCGTCGATCACCGTCGCCGACGTTTCCGTCAATGAAGGCGATTCCGGCGCGACCAACCTTGTGTACACGTTGATTCTCTCGCAGGCGATCAACTCCGCGGTGACGGTGGATGTGGCCGCGGTGGCCGCAACCGCCACGGCGGGAACCGATTTCACCGCTTTGACGCAAACCGTCACGTTCGCCCCGAACGAAACGCAGCGGACCGTCACGGTCCAGGTGACAGGCGACGCCGACGACGAGGACGACGAAACGATCCTGCTGAATCTCACCAACGCCGTCGGCGCTACGATCGCGGACAATCAGGCCGTGGGCACAATTATCAATGACGACGATCCGGAACTGCCGCCGGTATTGTCCGTGGCCGACGTGTCGGTCGTTGAGGGCAACGCGGGGCTGATCGACCTGGTGTTCACAGTCACCCGAACTGGCTCATTGGCGGGGGCGTCCAGCGTCACCTTCGCGACTGCGCCGAATACCGCCCTCACCGACACCGACTTTCAACCGCAAAACGTCACGGTCGACTTCGCCGCCAACGAAGCCACAAAGACCGTTACCGTGAAAGTCGTGGGCGATATGCTCGACGAAGAAAACGAAACCTTCTTCGTCAACCTGACGAATGTCACCGGCGCCACGATCGGCGATGCCCAGGCCACAGGCACGATCACCGACGACGACACGCCGCCGCTCACGTTGTCGATCAACAACGTCTCGAAGGTCGAAGGCGACAGCGGTGACTCGCAGTTGGAGTTCACCGTCACGTTGTCGGCTGCTTCCACGACGCCCGTCACGGTCAATTTCAACACGGCCAACGCCACGGCGAACGCGGGCGAGGATTTCGAAGCCAAGTCCGGCACAATTACCTTCGCCATCGGTGAGACGATCAAGACGGTTTCGATCGACATCATGGGCGATACCACATCTGAAAACGACGAAACGTTCTCGGTCAATTTGGCCAGTCCCGTCGGCGCGGAAATCACCAA
This window of the Planctomycetia bacterium genome carries:
- a CDS encoding Calx-beta domain-containing protein encodes the protein MAINLYRSSRRTRPAHRSWLPSWLGGGRSGKRRLLLAETLEKRELLTAGPWSLSAQISRAAFLADGSSAPMAMESSPQDISIAPPSLASQSLSPQAGEKVRIRLETQNSQTFEPITNIVPGGEFLLRAYVDDLRADPQGVYSAYVDVTYASNLVSSQASIGDGVANESPYTISQQGNAQTAGLINEAGGVSMSIEPLGGGEKLLFTVLLRANSAGEVNFTLDPADTSGNEILLYEDDFEIPVEEVEFVNTTLTIGTVQPTLSISDAVITEGDDDLVLAEFTVTLSSASDELVTLDYATSDGTATAGADYEAQTNGSLIFGVGVTTQTITIPVLADQLSESGENFFVTLSNAVNANIADGIAQGTIVDDDAPAPTISIADATLAEGNTGTLNMVFEVTLSNAAATAVTVDFSTTPGSATAGNDYNVVTGTITFAAGETSKTISVPIVGDAQFESDETFTVTLANSSGPTIADNQAQGTITNDDAMPSITVADVSVNEGDSGATNLVYTLILSQAINSAVTVDVAAVAATATAGTDFTALTQTVTFAPNETQRTVTVQVTGDADDEDDETILLNLTNAVGATIADNQAVGTIINDDDPELPPVLSVADVSVVEGNAGLIDLVFTVTRTGSLAGASSVTFATAPNTALTDTDFQPQNVTVDFAANEATKTVTVKVVGDMLDEENETFFVNLTNVTGATIGDAQATGTITDDDTPPLTLSINNVSKVEGDSGDSQLEFTVTLSAASTTPVTVNFNTANATANAGEDFEAKSGTITFAIGETIKTVSIDIMGDTTSENDETFSVNLASPVGAEITKAAGVGTITNDDAQAPAFSVDDPIVAEGDSGTTNVTFTVTLSQALTTQATINYATANGAALAPGDYTSTSGTLTFAAGETSKTVTVAIVGDTLDEADETLRLVLTNATGAGIADGEGVATITDTDPTPTISINDRSVAEQDTGTRGMAFTVTLSAASGRTVTVDFATADGTAVAGSDYNATTGTLTFAPGDTTRTINLTILNDTTDEANEKLTVELSNASGATILDDTGEGTITDNDPEPSMSIADVTVTEGDDGTKEINFAVTLSAVSGLPIIVSYATVAGTALAVSDFQTATGNLTFNAGEGTKTITVLVVGDRVSEVTENFTVKLSNATGATLLDDTAAATITDNDTAPAISIDNVTLTEGETGTQNAVFTVTLSNPSSKAVTVAFATADGTATAGLDYTANSGTLTFAAGETTKTIAVVVTGDVFAEANETFFVNLTNPTEATIGTGQGTATLTNNDSGPVEGEAASIAGCVFVDVNQDGVRGAGETGLAHIAVRLTGTDRFGTAVERTALTDAAGDYFFGSLVPGSYTLTESHPADYLDGVDTVGTIGGTTASDQFFLNLGAAQNGTSYNFAEVGLSPGNISRRNFVFPR